The Fragaria vesca subsp. vesca linkage group LG2, FraVesHawaii_1.0, whole genome shotgun sequence genome includes a window with the following:
- the LOC101300025 gene encoding uncharacterized protein LOC101300025 translates to MTRVGRDFGDTMHKDAFPPVSADVTFASSQFPDYKIGPNNQIVEGKLDQKVLSMKEVVARETAQLLEQQKRLSVRDLASKFEKGLAATAKLSEEARLREAASLEKHVLLKKLRDALESLKGRVAGRNKDDVEEAISMVEALAVQLTQREGELMQEKAEVKKLANFLKQASEDAKKLVDEERAFARAEIENAKAAVQRVEEALQEQEQTSQASGKQDLDELMKEVQEARRIKMLHQPSKVMDMEHELRALRAQLTQKSENSLRLQKELANSKRGLEKSSQPYQLDGSEALGSYLRIKSLSDDAIELSTCSIQWYRLSCDGANKELISGAIKSVYAPEPFDVGWFLQADIVFNGQRLTLTTAGPIDPAAGLGSYVEALVRKHDIEFNVVITQMNGVNHLSESIHVFHVGRMRIKLCKGKTTVAKEYFSASMQLCGVRGGGNAAAQALFWQVKQGLSFVLAFESERERNAAIMLARRFAFDCNIMLAGPDDRAPLGT, encoded by the exons ATGACGAGGGTAGGCCGAGATTTTGGGGACACAATGCATAAGGATGCCTTTCCTCCAGTTTCAGCTGATGTAACCTTTGCATCGAGTCAATTTCCTGATTACAAAATTGGACCTAACAATCAAATTGTGGAGGGAAAGCTAGACCAAAAGGTACTTTCAATGAAGGAAGTTGTTGCACGCGAGACAGCACAATTACTGGAACAGCAGAAACGTCTTTCAGTTCGGGACCTTGCCAGTAAATTCGAGAAGGGGTTGGCTGCCACTGCTAAGTTGTCTGAAGAG GCTAGACTTAGAGAGGCAGCTTCTTTGGAAAAGCATGTTCTTTTGAAGAAGCTTAGAGATGCTCTTGAATCATTAAAAGGACGCGTGGCGGGCAGAAACAAGGATGATGTGGAGGAAGCTATTTCAATG GTGGAGGCTTTAGCAGTTCAGTTAACTCAAAGAGAAGGGGAGTTGATGCAAGAAAAAGCTGAAGTGAAGAAACTAGCAAATTTTCTTAAGCAG GCTTCAGAAGATGCTAAGAAGCTTGTTGATGAAGAAAGAGCCTTTGCTCGTGCTGAAATTGAAAATGCCAAAGCTGCTGTTCAAAGAGTGGAAGAAGCACTTCAGGAGCAAGAACAAACATCACAGGCTTCAGGGAAGCAG GACTTGGACGAACTGATGAAAGAGGTTCAAGAGGCTAGGCGAATCAAAATGCTGCATCAACCAAGCAAA GTCATGGACATGGAACATGAGCTTCGAGCTTTGAGAGCACAACTCACACAAAAGTCTGAAAATTCTCTTCGCCTTCAGAAAGAG CTGGCAAATAGCAAGAGGGGCTTGGAGAAAAGTTCTCAACCATATCAACTAGATGGCTCTGAAGCTTTAGGTTCATATTTGCGGATTAAGTCTTTGTCTGATGATGCAATAGAACTTTCTACATGCTCAATTCAGTGGTATCGTCTATCGTGTGATGGTGCCAACAAGGAGCTTATATCAG GAGCAATAAAATCAGTATATGCGCCGGAGCCATTTGATGTTGGGTGGTTCTTGCAGGCTGATATTGTATTTAATGGCCAAAGACTAACACTGACCACCGCTGGTCCCATTGATCCCG CTGCTGGTTTGGGAAGTTATGTAGAGGCACTTGTGCGGAAACATGATATTGAGTTCAAT GTAGTAATCACCCAGATGAATGGTGTTAATCATCTGTCAGAATCTATTCATGTATTTCATGTGGGAAGGATGAGGATTAAACTGTGCAAGGGAAAGACTACCGTTGCTAAAGAATACTTTTCTGCTTCAATGCAG CTGTGCGGAGTTAGAGGAGGTGGGAATGCTGCAGCTCAGGCATTGTTTTGGCAAGTCAAGCAAGGTCTTTCCTTTGTATTGGCATTTGAATCAGAACGAGAGAGAAATGCGGCCATCATGCTTGCGAGGAGATTTGCTTTCGACTGTAAT